TCAATTTCCTTGGTACTCCAAGAAGTACTATTCTGTTTGCTGGTAACCATCTGTTTTGCAGTTCACTAATACTCTGAGTAAGCCACGGTGACTAATTTAACAAGAAAAAGTAATTGTTGTACAGTACTTCCATCTCTTGAATGGAGTTCCAAGGACTTTACTCATTTGCCATTACTGAAAAGGGAGCCATTTTGCTGCAGTGGCAGGGATCTGCAGTAATATGTGGACCAGTAACTGCTCAGTCTCTGACAATAGCTGGGGAAGCAGTGTTTTTCTTTAGTAATAGGCTAGCGGTCTCTGCTTCTGGGGAGGGAGGCACAGCAGGTAGCTCATGGCAGAGTAAGCTGGGTCACAGCTGCACCTACAGCAGCAAGTGGAGGTAAATGAAAATTGATTCAGTGGTGGCTAACTGTAATATTTCTGTAAGCAATGAAGGTGAATTGAGAGTAACACTACATCTGAGGCCAGCAGCAAGAAGGCTAGGCAGATACCACTCTTCTGCAGCACTTCTAGCTTAGCTATCAAGACTACCAGTACTTTTAAGTAAGAGGTAAAGTGAGGTCATGAGATGTAAACTATAACTGAACAACCACAAATTGTGTAGGCCTTAAAACATAACAGCCAATGAAGATCTTGTGCCTTTCTAAACAGGAATATGACTAAAATTAAATGAAGTTTTGATAAATATTCTGCTCTAGGCTGCATTGGTAGGAAACTCATACCAGGCCAGTGCGTAGTCATTTGCCATCCCTAGATAGCATCTGGAGCATCCTTACTACCGCTGTAGCTCATCTTTAGTCAATCTTCTTGGGTACCCGACCCATCTTGGTGCGGATGTTCCGTAACAAGAAAAAGGCTATGGTGCTGATGACACATGTTATTTCAGCTACCCAGAAGGCTGTGGCCCAGCTGTAGTACTTGGCTATAGTACTGAAAGGCAATCCTGCCAGGAAACCACCAACTGCAAGGATAATGGGGAGAAAAGACCAGAGTTAGAGTTCCTAATAGCAGCAGAACCTTACAATTTCTCATACTGACACTGTTCTTTGTGCTGGTCCCTGCAGTTATAAAAATGCTTCAAGCCAGACAGCTTGAGATAGTTTAAACTAAGGACAAAGCACTAATAACATACAGTAGAGAGCaattctgtcctgcctggggaAACAGAGCTAGTCACTCAGTAGCCCAGACTCTTTTCTTGGGGTCACTCCTTCAGGGTTCCTAAGTGAATGGGCTATGGCCACATTTTACTCCAAACTGGAGGTTTTCACTGCCAGAAAACTCAGGGGAGCAAGTTATTCCTATTCGGTTATCACAGAAGATACAAGTTTTGTGGTTGCAattatctttatttatttacaaatgtttatTATGAAAGCGAGGAACGAGTTGCCACCTGTCACGGCGCAAACAGCTGATGTACACATGAGCCCTTACCTGCTACAGACTTTCTGCTCTGGCAAAGCTTTTCAAAATTTGTACATATGGAAAATGAAGTCTCATAAGAGGGACAGACAATTAAACAGTGCAGTGTTTTCACTTGTGACCAGAAATGTGTCTGATCCAAAACTACAGAGTTAAACACCGCTGCACTTTGGGGAAGTATGGATCCAAACTTGAATTGGACCATCTCTCATTGTGACCCAGATGTTATAGGGACTCAAGCCTGGTCCAGATCTCAGAGTGTTGGTGGCAACTCCTGGActactgactttaaaaaaaaaaaaaaaaaaaaaaaaaaaaaaagactagaaaGATCTTAAAGAGAATATTAGTGTATATGGACTGTTTCCCTAACAAATTAACCCTCTGCACACTGGACTTTTATCGTTAAATCTTCACTGGACTGGTAAAGGCCCAGGTTTCAACGGTAAGGACTTTTAACAAGAAGTCTTTAAAGGTGACGTATGATGACCGGGGTACAGAAGGCCCAACGCAAAAGATGCACTTCACATTTGTCCATCTTGTCCATCTCTAAATCCAACCCGTTAAGAATATGGATATCTGCAGTCTCCAGAGATTTTGTACAGACTGCAGTCTTCAGTGGGGCCCACAGAGTCCTTGATGGTGGGCAGCAGAAACGAAACATTTTGAGAATCAAGCATGAGATTAGGGAAGTTGCTCAGTGACAGTCTTAAATCTTCAGAGACCCACTTAATTTGTTGAATAAACAGACTCACTTGCACAGTCATTTGCTTCCAGTTCTCTCATCTGCGCTGCTTGAGACACAACCTTTCATATCATTAAGTAGCAATTAATCATATCAAGAATATCAGAGCCAATTTGAAATCTCATCTTGCCAGACTAAGATCATCAGGAACTGGGGCTTCTTGCTGCTACAGAATAAAGGTTCTGAGGTTTGTTTGAGGTTTTTGTGTGAGGGAGAAGGAGTATCACTCACCATTGGCCAGTAGTGCAACAATAGCATGGGAGGTGCCACACAGGTTGGAAGGTGCGCACTCATTTGCTATCACTCCAAACAATGCAATTGGTCCATAAGAAGAAAACCCAAAGATGGCTCCTAGAATCAGTATCCACAGCTATCAACACAAGCAAAGAGAAATCAGAATGGTATCTCTAAATTTGACTGCTATTGGTTAGACATTGGCTAAATGTATAAGGCCCAGTCTACAATATATTTCAAACTAAACATTGTTCTGGCTGACCCTGCTTCCCTAGCCAGTGGATATAAAGTCTAACCATGTGAAACAGAGTCTGCTCTGCCACACATTTGTAAGATGGTTTATAATTGAATGCATCCCGGACTGCATTGGCTAGCACATTATCAGCTTCTGAGCAAGAACTTTGTTTTTATGTATGGTTCTGAATAACCATCTGAACTGTCACATAGCCAGGTCTCAATATGAAACACCCTAAATAGGAAGATGTGGTTGCTGTGTTTTGTCAAAGTTCTATTTAATGAGCTTTAAGTTACAGTGAAATGACACAGAGAAGGTGTTTACTGCATAgtagtcttttaaaaaatatcattctGAAGACTGTTGGTTAAAGGGCATTATAGTTGGAGAGACATGTTGGTAAAGGCATTTATACCTGTTTTGAGGCATCCCCATTATTTTGTCAGCTGAAAATCCTGCAATGTTATATTAAAAGATAGTCTGCCTGAACGTGGACTCTTAAGGTTGGAATTTACGCTAACAAAAACTAGCATTGAAAAGTACGTAAGGAATAGCACCAATCTGAGGCCCATAAAGGGTTTATAATTCTTTGCCCATCTTAAGGCTTTCCATCTGAGGATCACAGAATGCTGTATAACTATTAATGAATTAATCCTCAACATCCCTATTGGGCATAAAGTGTTATCCCCATCTTACTGTTTGGGAAACAGGCAAAAAGGAGGACAGGAAGTGATTTGCTAAAAGTCAAAagggaagtcaatggcagaggcaggaatagaagccagatcTGGAATCCCAAGTCCTATGCCTTAGCCACAAGAGTTCTATTAAGAGTTGTGCAGACTGATTATCTCATCTAAAGAGTAAACATCCCCAGCACCTATCGGTGTTTTAGTACTGGTTTTATTAGATTGTTAGTTTAGTAATATGAAATTATGAAGCTTCTTTCAGAAAACTTACAGCACTCTTCATAATGCCCTGGCTATAAATCCTGTTCAACTAACCAACCTTTCAGAGTAGGAAAGAGTCAGTAAAAGTAGAAACAGGCAGAAGGGGAGAAAGACAAGGCAGAAACCTCTTGTTCTGTTAAGCCTGTGAGGGCAGGGAGAGGATGCAAGGCTACAATCCAGAAGTCGTTTTCCTGAGGGAGaagtgaggaaacattaaaaaggGTAGAAGTGAAATTCCATTTGTTTGGCAACCACCAGGGAAAGAGAAACAGAACAAACAAATATCAGAGGTTGGTGCAGAGAACTGTCAAACTTGCTACTAACAAAATCCTCACCAGTAAAAGGGATACCATCAGCTTAAACACTCTTCTGCCTGATAACACTTTAGCTACCTGAACAGGTGGAGTTCCCACACTGCCCTGCATAGTCAGAATTCAAACTTACCACTTTCTTGGAGTTTGACTTTACTGGAAGTTTAACCACCACAACATAAACCTCAAATAAACTTTCTCCCTGTCATGACTGTTCCTATAGTTTCCCTGCAGAGACATCTCTGTCCCAGAGCCCAATTCCCTTTCTCCTGGCAGCTGATTCCACCTCCCTTATATGCTAGTGGAGCTAACAAGCAGCACTTGCCACAAGCAATCAGCAGTACTTACTCAGCAGTTTTTTTGCAGGATTCTAATTCCTGCCAACAGAGTGGCTCAGCAAAAGACCCTTTATCCCTGCCACCTTGTTACACTATTACACACAACACATCAAATAACTTAACTGAAAGGGAGCAGAGGAGACATTTTCTCtatttcagtttgtttactttgtacaTTTAACAGCACTATGTATAGTCAATTTGAGTCTGCATTGGAAACAGTCTCTCCTCATCTGTGGGAGTTTCACACAGCAgatgggagagaggaaaaaaaactaatTGTGAAAATAAAATCACCCAAATTAGCTAAGGACTCTGGGCAAGtctaggaccctggagctatttttagtTGAgttagtgaaactgactagatttcaggCTGTCAATACTTCTTTACATTTCTCAGCTGCAGATAAAACCCATAAACTTCCAGACTACACATGGTGGTTCTGAAACAGGGCTCCAGAGAGCTATACTACTATCCATTTTATAAATCTCTCAAAGAGGATGCCCTGGAATTTTATACagtcatttacaaaaaaaaaattatgaagtcAGAGGAAGAGCTACAGATTTCAATAGAGTCCCAGAAATCATTATTAGTGTTTGAGCATGCTTTGCTAATAGCTAGACTGAACTCTTTCAGATGGGTTTGGGTCCCCCTTTATTAGATCAGCACTGAGCATACTGTCAGTACTCAAATCAAAAAATAATGTGGCATCAAACTGCTACCATTTTTATGAAGAACTTCCAATGCCATAACACAGGAATCTGCTTCTGTAACCTATGCTAGTCAGTGCCTGAGTGCAAGAACATTTACCACCATCtaaatcaatggttctcaaaacttttgtactggtgacccctttcacacagcaagcctccgagtgtgacccccccacccttatacattaaaaacactttaacactattataaatgctggaggcaaagcggggtttaggatggaggctgacagctcgtgacccctcatgtaataacctcacaactccctgaggggtcctgacgcCCAGTTTGAGCACCCCTGATCTAAATGAAACTGATCAATTCTTCTGTCACACCACATGGTGCATGAGAATCAACTGCTTGTGCATGGGTTACCTTAGGAGAGTCACTTGTGATTGTGACCCGGAAAAGGTACATTGAAGCAGACATTCCCACCATCATGGAAAGCAAGAGCACATGCCGAGGATTCCCATAACTTGACAGACCCACCTGTAATACATATTGGAACAAAGTGAGAGAATGCACACAGAAAATGTGAGTTCCTAATGCCAACTGATTCACAAAAGTTAGGTCCAAAAGGGACCGATGATCTGCATAACATAAcatcacccagtaatttctgcttCAAtctcataacttctgtttgagataAAGTATATCTATAAATCAAGACTGATGTCTTTCCAAATGATGTGGAATCCACTATGTCCCAAGGTCAGTTGAaccagtggttaattatcctctCTGACTTTACTTTTAGttgatttgtctggcttcagctcccAACCACTCTATTTCATTATgcttttttctgctagattaaagtgGCTTCTTCTATCAGAAATCTCCCCAGCGTAGGTAACAgtacttgtagtgtagaccatgaTCAAGCCACCTCTTAACATTcttttggataaactaaatagattgagcttcttaaatCTCTCACTAAGGAATATTTTCCAGATCTCTAataattcttgtagctcttttctgaatcctttccaatttttcgacatcctttttgaaatgtggacaccagaactggacaaagtaaTCCAGTAATGGTCACACTAATGCCACATTCAGAGGTAAAGTAATAACTCCCTAACTTTTACTTGTTATTTCCTTGCTTACATATCCAAGGATTATAAATTAGCCTGTTAGTTAGAGCAGTAaggtgggagctcatgttcagttggttatctaccatgacccttaAGTTTTTTTCAATTTCACCATTTTCCAGGATATGCTCCCCCTCTTGTgtaacctacattctttgttatgTGACTCTGCATTTAGCATGTTGTTCAAATAAGCCCACATTATCAAGCAATCTATCCTGTATAATGAACCTGTATTTATCATTATTTGCCACTCCACCAAtctttggtgtcatctgcacattttttcCAGCAATGATATTATGTATTCTTTCAGATCATTGATAGAAATTAAATAAAACTCAGCCAAGAATAGAATCTATGGGAAGCAACTTCATTGCATGAGGATTTCCTATGTACAATTTATTTTCACGTTCTATCAGTTcactagtttttaatccatttaatattggATAGCgctaagtttatttttaaatcagaatattGTGAAGCACAAAGTCAACTCCCTTACAGAAGTCTAGGTATATTCTATCACCACAGTTACCTCTATCAACTATATCTGTAATCTCATCAGAAACAATGTCAGCTGGATATCTCCCTTGGAAACTTGATGGATAACACAGGCAGGCAGTGCCCATAGTTACAGAACTGGAGTGAATTTCTCTCATCTCGACTTTTCTTTACATGGGTGGAGGTCAGAGAATGTGGCTATAAATATACAGGATTTATAACAAGCTGTAATTTTACCTCCCATCACTGAGTCCACACAGTGAATTACATAACCACGTTTTTACTGCTTTATAACCTGTGGATACTTAATATCTGTATAATTAATAAGCTTTTATGGCCTTGTGTTTTGCagtccaatcctgcaaatggtactcctgggggaattctgcgccaaaaaaaaaaaaaaaaattctgtaacaaaaaggttaaaaattctgcacacaatattggaaaattctgcaaaattctgcatattttatttgtcaaaataacacaatataatcatgccagttacaattgttttggtaatttatttcaaaacatctgtcagcaagtatgtctgtaacaatacagaccaaaagaaaattctgattttttttttttgacaaataaatagATTGCTTACTAGGCATATTAGTACAGAACtttgtgtaatttttttaaattacagtacaGAACAATATATCCTGCACctgtcagaagcagtgcaaaggcttgggggagtcagggctaaCAGAAGAGctgaaggagagggaaggagcctgggagtgaacctggagggtgttgggaagcctcccccatgcaggccctggctgaccccaagcctctcccattcagtcaggcacatctgcccctgtcccccatCCCCATGGGTCTCTACAGCCCTGCTCCCCTGTCCCCAGGCTCAAcgctgtcaccccactagctccttgtagtaagatgaggtcctggaaacataaactcttgtgtcagaggcccagtctcaagcctgaaccaaagtacttccaggcattgctaagcaaaagctgagctgtgagccagaggcaggccccaaTCACAGAAGTTGGCGAGAAGAGGGCtgctagaagcaggtgcatccacacatacgtgctaataagaggaacttgtgccaagatgacatcagaacactccacagagataacaagaaacaggcaggtgcatcttaaagacagagTCAAAAGGACATCATGGTGGATAGAtctgtttgaaacaacatgatcaaagaggagacagcaccctaatgagccaagaGGCTGTACTTCAATACCtcagtagggatgagtaatctgtcctgtaactgtataaaagtttTAAAACTTTTATACAGTAGGTCCTGGAGTGCGCATCTTTGTCTGGCTTAGTGGGCAGGGGAAAGTCCCACCACCGACTGAGCCAGTCCATTGTCAGGGGGCACAAATTCGTAGTATGTCTTGTAGAGTCTaagggaaactattactgtgctttgtttgaTAATAAACCTGGCTTGGGTTCTTTCGTACCTTACTGGAGTCTCTCGACTTTGGGGGTTTTCTTGGAGTCTGTTGCGTCAGCTTTCTGTGCagcgctggggcagcacacagagggaacatgcatgcagccgactgttatcatcatcgaacaagagcagagcaccacaccggtagctactGACCACACTTTGAGCCCATGCTCCATTCTGTCCCCCTCCACTAGCCATTCTGAAACTGTCTGTGACCCCACAGCAGCACTGTGTGCCCTTGTGGGCAGGGTGTTGTGATGAaatctactcctgggggaattctaccacacagaattttttattttcccGCATAAAATAAATTTACCCTAAgtagtgctgcagttctgccttttgcccaccagaggccgTTGTGGGTGGGGTAGAACGCAGCAGGCTTTTCTGACGTCACAGCGGCCTCTGGTGGACAAAAGGAGGAATCGCCGCACTTTGGCAAAATGTTTTTTAGGCGGGAAAATTAAAAATTACGCGAGACAGATTAATTTAATTCCCTCAGGAATAAAATGGTAACACTACAAGATGTTATAATCTAATCTGGTTTGAGTGACCTATATAAATCTCCTCAAAGCTTCCCCCTTATGGACACCAGAGGCATGATTTAATTATAGGGCTGTGATAAACTTCTAACAAAACCAGGCAAAATTCACCTGGTtttcaatttaattaaaaaactcaATACAGACCTGCGAGTCTTTGACTACCCTAGCCGAGTTTTGAGTCAGGTGAATTACTATTTTGGGTGGAAACTGCTTGTTTGTTCTAACAATTTCAGGTGAGGTTTCACTttgtgttttggggtttgtttgaaAGAGAATCTGAGAGCAAAAGTGAAGAGGTGCATACCCACAAGAAGTGAACTGGAGACGTGGGGTTGCACAAAACTCTGAGAATGAAACCAATGAGCTCTAGATTCGTGTATATTGGTCTCTATATTATCATGTCAATTAATGTATTTCTCATAGGTAGTTTTATCTCTTTGCAGAAGTGTCCACTAATCATACGAGACCAAGGTGATGTTGGAAAGTCTCAGCTAGTGACTTTCACAGTATAGACCCATTTTTGTGCTGCTCTGCTTTAAAGTAAtgtttattattttcattatctAGAAAGGGGCCCCAGCAGGAGCTTTGCCACAACACAATCTATGTTATGCCTCCCCTACTCCAACTGAATGCTAGACGGTGCCACTACTGACAGCAGTAAATCTCACATTACCTTCACTAGTACGGCACTGCAGCATAGCAGTCCTAGACCTCTGACCACACCCATCAGGCCAAGTTTCCATATGCTTGTGACTCGTTGATTTGGAAATTATCAGACATTTTAATGGACTGGAGCTGTAGCTCTACCCCAGCTCTTTGTATGGGGCAGACCCTGGTTTGTATTTTGCAAAACCACAGCAGATCAGATACCGTTTCAGACAAACATCAGAAGTTTCGGGGAGGCAAGGAACAGAAAATTATTTTGAGAGTGACCACCTCTGGTATGGTGTGTGCCCATACTCCCTACCCCCACTGCTGGGCACAGAGCATGCAGACTGGGACTTTCAAAGAAGCCTAGATAAGATAGGCACTTAACTTGCATCAGTCTGTTGGAAAATCCCGGCTGTTTGAAAAGTTTTTGTATCTTCTAAAGtgtttagaaagaaaaaataaactaattttaaagtgtcagtgactCTGCATCAGCATCCCTTGGCAACCCAGGAAGGTTGCATTTTATATCCTCAGCGTGACAACCTCTCACCTTTGCAGTTCTCTCGCCTCTGGGACTTCCAAGTTCAGAGTTACCAGACATTCCAGTTATTGCACTGAGATCTACCAGCTTTGCTACTGAGAATAATGGAGTGGACAAGGTTCCAAGCTACTTACCCGTGCTACTGCTCTGTCAGAAAGGTACCCAGCAGCAATGCTTCCTACCAGGCCCCCAATCTCCAAGGCACTCATGTAAGAACTGCCTAGAGCATAGGATAGGGGAGTGGTTAGGCAATCAGGTCCAGGGAGGAAACACCAAAACAATTTCTTATTAATGGTTTATGTTTGTGCACAGGGAGCAGTTCAGTATAAAGGCAGTATCAGGGAGAATGGAGTAACTTGCCCTAAAATGCTTATTTTTGCCTTGTCTCTCAGTTTCCCCAGGTCTTCTCAGAGCATCTGatattgtttgttgtttttagttAAGTAGTGTTTGAATTAAGAGCTGGTAGATAGTGCCACACCAACAGCCCGGGAGACTGAAATTATCCACAGAGCAGGTGCAAATCAGGCAGGTTATTacatgtgggggaggggtcgcgagctgtcagcctccacgccAAACCCCGCTTTACattcagtatttataatggtgttaaatatgtttaaaaaaaagtgttttcaatgtataaggggggttgcactcagaggcttgctgtgtgaaagtggtcaccagtacaaaagtctgaaaaCCTCTGATCTAAGAGGACCCGTTGGGGTGAGCTAATAAGACTGTTCAATCGCCATGACTTAGTCAGTCCCTGGAATCTCTACAAAGGAGCCAATTTGTGCCCTTTGTGCTGGGGGTTTCTTGGTCATTAGAAACTGGTCAGACACACAAACTCATTTCATATACCAAATAGCCGATGAGCACTATTGGTTACTACACGCCTGGGCTGAATTTGAACTTGTGACCTAATGAGGAAGTGCATGCATTTCTTGACCATTCCCCTGTTTCATTCAGTAACCCTAATAATCTGGACTGgtattttcaaaggcactcagATGCCATTAAAATGGGAATTGGACACTTGCGCCTtaaggcacctttgaaaatcagagccTTAAGCTTTAAAATGAGTCTGTTGTGTCTTACCCACAAGAGCAGACTGTcctctttcctgaatcaggaatAGCTGACCCCAGTCCGTACAGCATGTCTTCACTCCAAAGACAACTAGGTAGCCAGTTGAGAGTACCCACAGATATGGCGAGAGTAGCAGCTCTGCCAGGGTGCTGTCATCTCTGGATGAGCCTGAAAGGAGAATTAGTAGAAACACCATTACATCGCTTGGACACAGCAATAGGACACATCAACCCAGCAGTGGGGTAGGATGATTTGTGAGCAGATTCTGCGTGCAGTGGGAGCAGCGTTGCAACACTAAGGCTTTTCTAAATGTAGAAATAGTTCATAATAATTAGAGGGGATCAGCCTTGCTACCACCTATTTGCTGTGTACAAAGAAACCTGTCCACGGTATTTATTCCACTTAATTAAAAAGCTCACATCAATAAGCTCCATTTTACTCTCCATAACTCTGTTCTCTTGTGGTTCCCAGTGAACACTTCCGATAGAAGATGTTTGAGAACATATTGTCTGCTCTTCCAGATTTTGTTTCTAGTCCTCTTCACTAGTCAGTGAAAGAAGCCGTGTACATCCCACAAAGGACATAGCATTTAAGCTAGCTGCTCAGTTCTTTCATGAACCTGCCAGTTATGCATGCTAACACTCATATCCCCAAAATACATTGTGGTAGGAATTATGTTCCCACGACAATTATCAAATGCCAAATCCAGTAGCAAAAGGTTTACAGGGTGATACAGAAATCAGtactttaaatacatttttgtagGCTTTTAAATCCAGTGACAGTCCCTGTGTTGCAACAACCCTCCAGCCCTTTTGCTCTCAAGAGAAGGATCAATTCATTGGACATGATGCAACATTTATTAACTAGATGTCCTAGTTCAGGACACCAAATGTTGAGCAGTGTCCGCTCAAACCAGAGGTCAACAAAACAGGAGGCAGAATTCTCTGTTTATTGGAGACATGTGGggacatgccaaaggcagcacttcTCTCTGCTGCTCAGTAAGGAACAaataataatgctttgcactACAGCCCTGCGCAGGATTAGCGTAGAGCCTGCAGCGGGATTGGGATCCTGCAGGTCCCACAGGGCCTGCTGCCATAATAGCAGGAGTGGCTGGGAGCAAGATTAAAAACAGTCCCGCAAAAGGCTCTACTTTGCCCCTCTCTGGCGTGGAGGATCTTAGACCCCAACATATATAATTTAAGACCCCAGCGGAAACAGAAGAATATTAATATAGagacattttatagatggggagacTATGGCACATAGAGCTGAAGTGACTTGTTAAGAGTCCCAtagagtcagtggcaaagctgggaatagatgtGAAAGTGGGTTAGGATCTTTCCCTGCCCTACGAGACTCCATTAGAAGACAGTCCTTCGCACAATCCAGGGCATCAATACTTTCACACTGCGAGACACACATGACACACACAAGGTATTCCCTAACCAGGATACCTCAAGGGTTCTCACAGTGTACGACTGCAAGCAGACCTGCCTGGAGTTAAATGCTGATGAGCACCAAGTTCAGAAAATGGGAAGGGCTTGTTCCAGCACCAAGGAGCAGGAGGAACACGCAGACTATTAAATTTTGCTACAACATGTCTCATCTCCTCTTGCTCCTCCTGCTGCCTGCACTCCTTAATTGTAAGATGAGGAGTCTAATgctcaccttttttccctttcatggTTCCTGGTTCAATGTTTCGTAGCCCAACGTCTGAGGGCTCATTTTTAATGAGGACAAGACAAACAAAGGAGGCAGCCACGCAGATGAAGCCAGAGACGGACAGAGTTGTGCGCCAGTCGTAGCGCAGAGCCATCAGAGCAGCAACAATGGGGCCCAAGCCGCCAGCCAGATTCATGCTGGTGGAGAGAATTGCCCACCACGTCCCAAACTGGGAAGGCTCAAACCACTGTAcaacagggaaagaaagagagtgtGAGCAAAGTGCCATGGAATGGGAATTATACTTAGATCCTAAAACCTGCAATTAAGTCTCTTGGTGGACAATTCAGATCCTAGCAGACAGA
The Gopherus flavomarginatus isolate rGopFla2 chromosome 13, rGopFla2.mat.asm, whole genome shotgun sequence genome window above contains:
- the SLC37A4 gene encoding glucose-6-phosphate exchanger SLC37A4 isoform X3 codes for the protein MVNKGYSYYRTVIFTAMFVGYTLYYFNRKTFSFVMPSIMEEIELDKDDLGLITSSQSAAYAISKFISGVLSDQMSARWLFSSGLLLVGIVNVVFSWSSTVTVFSGLWFLNGLAQGLGWPPCGKVLRKWFEPSQFGTWWAILSTSMNLAGGLGPIVAALMALRYDWRTTLSVSGFICVAASFVCLVLIKNEPSDVGLRNIEPGTMKGKKGSSRDDSTLAELLLSPYLWVLSTGYLVVFGVKTCCTDWGQLFLIQERGQSALVGSSYMSALEIGGLVGSIAAGYLSDRAVARLWILILGAIFGFSSYGPIALFGVIANECAPSNLCGTSHAIVALLANVGGFLAGLPFSTIAKYYSWATAFWVAEITCVISTIAFFLLRNIRTKMGRVPKKID
- the SLC37A4 gene encoding glucose-6-phosphate exchanger SLC37A4 isoform X2 → MVNKGYSYYRTVIFTAMFVGYTLYYFNRKTFSFVMPSIMEEIELDKDDLGLITSSQSAAYAISKFISGVLSDQMSARWLFSSGLLLVGIVNVVFSWSSTVTVFSGLWFLNGLAQGLGWPPCGKVLRKWFEPSQFGTWWAILSTSMNLAGGLGPIVAALMALRYDWRTTLSVSGFICVAASFVCLVLIKNEPSDVGLRNIEPGTMKGKKGSSRDDSTLAELLLSPYLWVLSTGYLVVFGVKTCCTDWGQLFLIQERGQSALVGSSYMSALEIGGLVGSIAAGYLSDRAVARVGLSSYGNPRHVLLLSMMVGMSASMYLFRVTITSDSPKLWILILGAIFGFSSYGPIALFGVIANECAPSNLCGTSHAIVALLANVGGFLAGLPFSTIAKYYSWATAFWVAEITCVISTIAFFLLRNIRTKMGRVPKKID
- the SLC37A4 gene encoding glucose-6-phosphate exchanger SLC37A4 isoform X1, producing the protein MVNKGYSYYRTVIFTAMFVGYTLYYFNRKTFSFVMPSIMEEIELDKDDLGLITSSQSAAYAISKFISGVLSDQMSARWLFSSGLLLVGIVNVVFSWSSTVTVFSGLWFLNGLAQGLGWPPCGKVLRKWFEPSQFGTWWAILSTSMNLAGGLGPIVAALMALRYDWRTTLSVSGFICVAASFVCLVLIKNEPSDVGLRNIEPGTMKGKKGSSRDDSTLAELLLSPYLWVLSTGYLVVFGVKTCCTDWGQLFLIQERGQSALVGSSYMSALEIGGLVGSIAAGYLSDRAVARVGLSSYGNPRHVLLLSMMVGMSASMYLFRVTITSDSPKENDFWIVALHPLPALTGLTEQELWILILGAIFGFSSYGPIALFGVIANECAPSNLCGTSHAIVALLANVGGFLAGLPFSTIAKYYSWATAFWVAEITCVISTIAFFLLRNIRTKMGRVPKKID